A section of the Rhodobacter sp. genome encodes:
- a CDS encoding hemolysin III family protein, translated as MTGAMRTAYSRAEQISDAVVHVTGLSLVLMAVPVLIVLTALFRGDAASVTGVSIYGGALVAMILCSALYNIGETSGWGAAREWLLRRLDHGAIYLKIAGTYTPFTLLSGQGAALTAGIWGAAAAGIALKVISPERFKWAALALYLGMGWAGLVAGGPMFASLPTAVLVLMITGGVLYSLGVVFYLWRRLPFHYTIWHVFVLTASFVFYAAVLVFVLLGPETALV; from the coding sequence ATGACCGGCGCGATGCGCACAGCCTATTCCCGGGCCGAGCAGATCTCGGATGCAGTGGTCCATGTGACCGGCCTGTCGCTGGTGCTGATGGCGGTGCCTGTGCTGATCGTCCTGACCGCGCTTTTCCGCGGCGATGCGGCCTCGGTCACCGGCGTGTCGATCTATGGCGGCGCGCTGGTGGCGATGATCCTGTGCTCGGCGCTTTACAACATCGGTGAGACCTCGGGCTGGGGCGCGGCCCGCGAATGGCTGCTCAGGCGGCTCGATCATGGGGCGATCTACCTGAAGATCGCGGGAACCTACACGCCGTTCACGCTGCTGTCGGGCCAGGGTGCCGCGCTGACAGCAGGCATCTGGGGCGCGGCGGCGGCTGGCATCGCGCTGAAGGTCATCTCGCCCGAACGCTTCAAATGGGCGGCGCTGGCGCTGTATCTGGGCATGGGCTGGGCCGGTCTGGTCGCGGGCGGCCCGATGTTCGCCAGCCTGCCGACGGCGGTTCTGGTGCTGATGATCACGGGCGGCGTGCTGTATTCGCTGGGCGTCGTGTTCTACCTGTGGCGGCGACTGCCCTTCCACTACACCATCTGGCACGTCTTTGTGCTGACGGCGAGCTTCGTGTTCTACGCCGCCGTTCTGGTGTTCGTGCTGCTGGGCCCCGAAACCGCGCTGGTCTGA
- a CDS encoding rhomboid family intramembrane serine protease — MTDTDLNAAPFNRLPWAVWLLILAVLGVEAVLSLADLGLVGGAQGIGWRIAAIQDHAFSSAIQQSMIDGHHYLPRFLMRYVTFSFVAGNLMHALFGAVLIAALGKAVAEAFGNLRFLVLALAVPVVAAFVFGLVTAQDQLGWLFGAMPMAFALVGGFTWLKVHEAGADRARRLRAFGLIAMLLLARLAFGLLAEGGPAWLAEFAAFALAYGASALVLGPGSWQRTRARLRG, encoded by the coding sequence ATGACCGACACCGATCTCAACGCCGCCCCCTTCAACCGGCTGCCCTGGGCGGTCTGGCTGCTGATCCTGGCGGTCCTGGGGGTCGAGGCGGTGCTCTCGCTGGCGGATCTGGGGTTGGTCGGCGGCGCGCAGGGCATCGGCTGGCGCATCGCGGCGATCCAGGATCATGCGTTTTCCAGCGCCATCCAGCAGTCGATGATCGACGGCCACCATTACCTGCCCCGCTTTCTGATGCGCTACGTCACGTTCAGCTTCGTCGCCGGCAACCTGATGCACGCGCTGTTCGGGGCGGTGCTGATCGCCGCCCTGGGCAAGGCCGTGGCCGAGGCGTTCGGCAACCTGCGGTTCCTTGTCCTGGCGCTGGCGGTGCCGGTCGTTGCGGCCTTTGTGTTCGGTCTGGTCACGGCGCAGGATCAACTGGGCTGGCTGTTCGGCGCGATGCCCATGGCCTTTGCGCTGGTCGGCGGCTTCACCTGGCTGAAGGTGCACGAGGCCGGCGCGGACAGGGCCAGGCGGTTGCGCGCCTTTGGCCTGATCGCCATGCTGCTGCTGGCGCGTCTGGCCTTTGGCCTGCTGGCCGAGGGCGGCCCCGCCTGGTTGGCCGAGTTCGCGGCCTTTGCGTTGGCCTATGGCGCCTCGGCGCTGGTGCTGGGCCCGGGAAGCTGGCAACGCACCCGGGCGCGACTGCGGGGATGA
- the recQ gene encoding DNA helicase RecQ yields MDLLARVFGFSAFRPGQAEIVEAVTQGRDVLAIMPTGGGKSLCYQLPALARDGLTVVISPLIALMRDQVRALQEAGVAAGALTSGNTADENEEIFAALDDHRLKLLYIAPERLASSGTTALLRRADCTLIAVDEAHCVSQWGHDFRPDYLRIGDLRRSLGVPLAAFTATADAATRVEITHRLFDDATPEVFLRGFDRPNIRLAFAAKDNPRKQILSYAAVRKGQAGIVYCATRARTETLARALEEAGHSARAYHGGLEDWDRRAVEDAFKTEDGLIVCATVAFGMGVDKPDVRWVAHADLPKSIEAYYQEIGRAGRDGLPADTMTLFGADDIRLRRAQIDESNAPADRREADHARLNALLGLAEATGCRRRMLLAYFGEVSVPCGNCDLCESPVQTFDATEAVRKALSAMLRTGESFGTQHLIDVLMGNRTDKIAARGHDHLPTFGVGGDMARAAWQGVFRQMMGRDLVRPDSERHGALRMTEAARPVLRGESSLTFRADTVQRTATRAEPRALVSDEDAPLLSALKALRRALADAANVPPYVIFNDRSLIEMAESRPQTLDAFARISGVGATKLERYGTRFLEVITGAPSPAPHPARRKLAGTEAGTLYDRLEAAQRDLARGEDGTQKPMSCTHTTLRTIAERRPATHADLARIAGMGPAKTERFGSAFLAILTDCEADDEAGE; encoded by the coding sequence CTGGACCTGCTGGCGCGGGTCTTTGGCTTTTCGGCCTTTCGCCCCGGTCAGGCCGAGATCGTCGAAGCGGTCACCCAGGGCCGTGACGTGCTGGCGATCATGCCGACCGGCGGGGGCAAATCCCTGTGTTATCAATTGCCTGCCCTGGCGCGGGACGGGTTGACGGTGGTGATTTCGCCGCTGATCGCGCTGATGCGGGACCAGGTCCGCGCCTTGCAAGAGGCCGGGGTCGCGGCCGGGGCTCTGACCTCGGGCAACACGGCCGACGAAAACGAGGAAATCTTCGCCGCGCTCGATGACCACCGGTTGAAGCTGCTCTACATCGCGCCCGAGCGGCTTGCGTCCTCGGGCACGACGGCGCTGCTGAGACGGGCAGACTGCACGCTGATCGCCGTGGACGAGGCGCATTGCGTCAGCCAGTGGGGGCACGATTTCCGGCCCGATTACCTGCGCATCGGCGATCTCAGGCGCAGTCTGGGGGTGCCGCTGGCGGCCTTTACCGCCACCGCCGACGCCGCCACCCGGGTCGAAATCACCCACCGGCTGTTTGACGACGCCACGCCCGAGGTGTTCCTGCGCGGCTTTGATCGGCCGAATATCCGCCTGGCCTTTGCCGCCAAGGACAACCCGCGCAAGCAGATCCTGTCCTATGCGGCGGTGCGCAAGGGGCAGGCCGGGATCGTCTATTGCGCGACGCGCGCGCGCACCGAAACACTGGCCCGCGCGCTGGAAGAGGCCGGGCACAGCGCGCGCGCCTATCACGGCGGGCTGGAAGATTGGGACCGGCGCGCGGTCGAGGACGCCTTCAAGACCGAGGATGGGCTGATCGTCTGCGCGACCGTCGCCTTTGGCATGGGGGTGGACAAGCCCGATGTCCGTTGGGTCGCGCATGCCGATCTGCCCAAATCGATCGAGGCCTATTACCAGGAGATCGGCCGCGCAGGCCGCGACGGGCTGCCCGCCGACACGATGACGCTGTTCGGGGCCGACGACATCCGCCTGCGCCGCGCCCAGATCGACGAATCAAACGCGCCAGCGGACCGCCGCGAGGCCGATCACGCGCGCCTCAACGCCTTGCTGGGCCTGGCCGAGGCCACGGGGTGCCGCCGGCGGATGTTGCTGGCCTATTTCGGCGAGGTCAGCGTGCCCTGCGGCAACTGCGACCTGTGCGAAAGTCCGGTTCAGACCTTCGACGCGACCGAAGCCGTGCGCAAGGCGCTGTCGGCGATGCTGCGCACGGGCGAAAGCTTTGGCACGCAGCACCTGATCGACGTCCTGATGGGCAACCGCACCGACAAGATCGCGGCTCGCGGGCACGATCACCTGCCGACTTTCGGGGTGGGGGGCGACATGGCGCGAGCCGCCTGGCAGGGGGTGTTCCGTCAGATGATGGGGCGCGATCTGGTGCGGCCCGATTCCGAACGCCACGGCGCCCTCAGGATGACCGAGGCCGCGCGCCCGGTGCTGCGCGGCGAAAGCAGCCTGACCTTTCGTGCCGATACCGTGCAGCGCACCGCGACCCGAGCCGAGCCGCGCGCGCTGGTCTCGGACGAGGACGCGCCCCTGCTCAGCGCGTTGAAGGCCTTGCGCCGGGCGTTGGCGGATGCGGCGAACGTGCCGCCCTATGTCATCTTCAACGACCGCTCACTGATCGAAATGGCCGAGAGCCGGCCGCAGACGCTGGATGCCTTTGCGCGGATCTCGGGCGTCGGCGCGACCAAGCTCGAGCGTTACGGCACCCGCTTTCTTGAGGTCATCACCGGGGCCCCGTCGCCCGCGCCCCATCCGGCGCGCCGCAAGTTGGCCGGGACCGAGGCCGGCACGCTCTACGATCGGCTCGAAGCCGCGCAGCGCGATCTGGCCCGTGGCGAGGACGGCACGCAAAAACCGATGTCCTGCACCCATACGACATTGCGCACGATCGCCGAGCGCCGGCCCGCGACCCATGCGGACCTTGCGCGCATCGCGGGCATGGGACCGGCCAAGACCGAGCGATTCGGATCGGCATTTCTGGCCATTCTGACCGATTGCGAGGCGGACGACGAGGCCGGCGAATAG
- the trpS gene encoding tryptophan--tRNA ligase has product MADTVATPPNAKFKPRIFSGIQPSGGLTLGNYLGALKRFVEKQDEGIETVYCLVDLHAITVWQDPDALRRQTREAAAGFIAAGIDPKRSILFNQSQVSAHAELAWVFNCVARMGWMNRMTQWKDKTAGKDAEKASLGLFAYPSLMAADILLYHATHVPVGEDQRQHLELTRDIATKFNHDYKVDFFPITEPVIEGAATRVMSLRDGTRKMSKSDPSDASRINLTDDADTIARKIRKAKTDAEPLPETMDGLAERPEAKNLVNIYAALAGQSQAQVLADYAGQGFGVFKPRLADLAVEKLSPITGRMQNLMQDPAEIDRILGDGADRADAIAQPILKRTLDITGMIRSR; this is encoded by the coding sequence ATGGCCGACACCGTAGCCACCCCGCCGAATGCCAAGTTCAAACCGCGCATCTTTTCGGGCATTCAGCCGTCGGGCGGCTTGACGCTGGGCAATTACCTGGGCGCCCTGAAACGGTTCGTCGAAAAGCAGGACGAGGGGATCGAGACGGTCTATTGCCTGGTCGATCTGCACGCCATCACCGTCTGGCAGGACCCCGACGCGCTGCGCCGCCAGACGCGCGAGGCCGCGGCCGGCTTCATCGCCGCCGGGATCGACCCCAAACGGTCGATCCTGTTCAACCAGAGCCAGGTCTCGGCCCATGCCGAACTGGCCTGGGTGTTCAACTGCGTGGCCCGCATGGGCTGGATGAACCGCATGACGCAATGGAAGGACAAGACCGCCGGCAAGGACGCGGAAAAGGCCTCGTTGGGGCTGTTTGCCTATCCGTCGCTGATGGCGGCGGACATCCTGCTCTATCACGCGACGCATGTGCCGGTGGGCGAGGACCAGCGCCAGCATCTGGAACTGACGCGCGACATCGCGACCAAGTTCAACCACGACTACAAGGTCGATTTCTTCCCGATCACCGAACCCGTGATCGAAGGCGCCGCGACCCGGGTGATGAGCCTGCGCGACGGCACCAGGAAGATGTCGAAATCCGACCCGTCGGATGCCTCGCGGATCAACCTGACCGACGACGCCGACACCATCGCCCGCAAGATCCGCAAGGCCAAGACCGACGCGGAACCCCTGCCCGAAACCATGGACGGGCTGGCCGAACGCCCCGAGGCGAAGAACCTGGTGAACATCTATGCCGCGCTGGCGGGCCAGTCGCAGGCCCAGGTGCTGGCCGATTATGCCGGCCAGGGGTTCGGGGTGTTCAAGCCGCGGCTTGCGGATCTGGCGGTCGAGAAGCTGTCGCCGATCACCGGCCGGATGCAAAACCTGATGCAGGACCCGGCCGAGATCGACCGCATCCTGGGCGACGGCGCCGACCGCGCCGATGCGATCGCCCAGCCGATCCTGAAGCGGACGCTGGACATCACCGGGATGATCCGCTCGCGGTGA
- the murJ gene encoding murein biosynthesis integral membrane protein MurJ, giving the protein MTPIRLIRSVMVVGGWTLLSRGAGFARDVMMAAYLGSGPVAEAFFVAFSLPNMFRRFFAEGAFNMAFVPMFAKKLEGGEDAKRFARDAFSGLAGVLVLFSILGTLAMPWLVWAMASGFAGDERFTLAVLFGRISFSYILFISLVALLSGVLNTFGRFTEASFVPVLMNLMFIGAMLIAGRQGWDMGLTLAWTVPVTGIAQLAFTWVSARRLGFTLWPGLPRWTPDLKRLLMIAGPAVLAGGVVQINLLVGRQVASYTEGAVAWLTYADRLYQLPLGVVGIAIGTVLLPDLSRRLRAGDAEGGRASFNRGTEFALALTLPAAVALVVIAVPLVAVLYGRGSWQPEDTAATALALAVYGAGLPAFVMHKVLQPLFYAREDTRSPFHYAVVSMVVNAGLAVGLAPVIGYIAAALATTLSAWAMVWQLWRGSRKMGDAARFDSRTRRRLPRIVAASAVMGGALWGATQVLQTMLDTPGLRYGALALLVFAGMASYGLSGALLGAFRPSDFRAALRRG; this is encoded by the coding sequence ATGACGCCGATCCGCCTGATCCGGTCCGTCATGGTCGTCGGCGGCTGGACCCTGCTGTCGCGCGGCGCGGGCTTTGCGCGTGACGTGATGATGGCCGCCTATCTCGGCTCGGGCCCGGTGGCCGAGGCGTTCTTCGTCGCCTTTTCGCTGCCCAACATGTTCCGCCGCTTCTTTGCCGAAGGCGCGTTCAACATGGCCTTTGTGCCGATGTTCGCCAAAAAGCTGGAGGGCGGCGAGGACGCGAAGCGGTTCGCGCGCGACGCCTTTTCGGGCCTCGCAGGGGTGCTGGTGCTGTTCTCGATCCTGGGCACGCTGGCGATGCCCTGGCTTGTCTGGGCGATGGCCTCGGGCTTTGCCGGCGACGAGCGATTCACGCTGGCGGTGCTGTTCGGGCGGATCTCGTTCAGCTACATCCTGTTCATCTCGCTGGTGGCGCTGCTGTCGGGGGTGCTGAACACCTTTGGCCGCTTCACCGAGGCCTCTTTCGTGCCGGTTCTGATGAACCTCATGTTCATCGGGGCGATGCTGATCGCCGGCCGGCAGGGCTGGGACATGGGCCTGACCCTGGCCTGGACGGTGCCTGTCACCGGCATCGCGCAACTGGCCTTTACATGGGTTTCGGCGCGCCGGCTGGGGTTCACCCTGTGGCCCGGCCTGCCCCGCTGGACACCCGACCTGAAGCGCCTGCTCATGATCGCAGGGCCCGCCGTCCTGGCGGGCGGGGTGGTGCAGATCAACCTGCTGGTCGGCCGTCAGGTCGCCTCGTATACCGAGGGGGCGGTGGCCTGGCTGACCTATGCCGATCGGCTCTATCAACTGCCGCTGGGGGTCGTCGGGATCGCCATCGGCACGGTGCTGCTGCCCGATCTCAGCCGCCGGCTGCGCGCCGGCGACGCCGAGGGTGGGCGCGCCAGCTTCAACCGCGGGACCGAATTCGCCCTGGCCCTGACCCTGCCCGCCGCCGTGGCGCTGGTGGTGATCGCCGTGCCGTTGGTCGCGGTGCTCTATGGACGCGGCAGTTGGCAACCCGAGGACACCGCAGCGACCGCGCTGGCGCTGGCCGTCTATGGCGCCGGGCTGCCCGCCTTTGTCATGCACAAGGTCCTGCAACCGCTGTTCTACGCGCGCGAGGACACGCGCAGCCCGTTCCATTACGCGGTGGTGTCGATGGTGGTGAACGCGGGCCTGGCCGTCGGGCTGGCGCCGGTCATCGGCTATATCGCCGCCGCGCTGGCCACCACGCTGTCGGCCTGGGCGATGGTCTGGCAGCTTTGGCGCGGCAGCCGCAAGATGGGCGATGCCGCCCGGTTCGACAGCCGGACGCGCCGCCGCCTGCCCCGCATCGTCGCGGCCTCGGCGGTGATGGGGGGCGCGCTTTGGGGCGCGACGCAGGTCCTGCAGACCATGTTGGACACCCCCGGCCTGCGCTATGGCGCGCTGGCGTTGCTGGTGTTCGCCGGCATGGCCAGCTACGGGCTGTCGGGCGCGCTGCTGGGGGCCTTTCGGCCCAGCGACTTCCGGGCCGCGCTACGCCGGGGCTGA
- a CDS encoding GlsB/YeaQ/YmgE family stress response membrane protein — translation MGMGWIGAIVVGGLAGWIASQVMKSNTGILVNIVLGIVGAAVASWLFGFLGVAFSGILGYLIAGFLGGSILIWIGRKVF, via the coding sequence ATGGGTATGGGATGGATCGGCGCGATCGTGGTCGGCGGCCTGGCCGGCTGGATCGCCTCGCAAGTCATGAAGTCCAACACCGGGATCTTGGTCAACATCGTGCTGGGGATCGTCGGCGCGGCGGTCGCAAGCTGGCTGTTCGGCTTTCTCGGCGTCGCGTTCTCGGGCATTCTGGGTTATCTGATCGCCGGCTTTCTGGGCGGTTCGATCCTGATATGGATCGGGCGCAAGGTCTTCTGA
- a CDS encoding acyl-CoA thioesterase encodes MYPLVRLVKESLKFRGRPLAPLDTHVSRHMCWPWDLDPWMELNNGRTLTLYDLGRVPFSVRIGMTAALRRQGWGMTVAGSSVRYRRRIRMLQTFEMRTRLIGWDARFFYIEQSIWREGEALNNVLIRSAVTDAQGIVAPHRMIAAMGCSGLESPALPGWVQAWVAADAQRPWPPLG; translated from the coding sequence ATGTATCCTCTGGTTCGACTGGTCAAGGAATCGCTCAAGTTTCGCGGCCGCCCGCTGGCGCCTCTGGACACGCATGTGTCGCGGCACATGTGCTGGCCCTGGGATCTGGACCCCTGGATGGAACTGAACAACGGGCGCACGCTGACCCTCTATGATCTGGGGCGGGTGCCGTTTTCCGTGCGGATCGGCATGACGGCGGCCTTGCGGCGTCAGGGCTGGGGGATGACCGTGGCCGGGTCCAGCGTGCGCTACCGCCGCCGCATCCGCATGTTGCAGACCTTCGAGATGCGCACGCGGCTGATCGGTTGGGACGCGCGGTTCTTCTATATCGAACAGTCGATCTGGCGCGAGGGCGAGGCGCTGAACAACGTCCTGATCCGCAGCGCCGTCACCGACGCGCAGGGGATCGTCGCGCCCCACAGGATGATCGCGGCGATGGGCTGTTCCGGTCTGGAAAGCCCCGCCTTGCCCGGCTGGGTTCAGGCCTGGGTCGCGGCGGATGCGCAACGCCCCTGGCCACCGCTGGGCTAG